One region of Vanessa cardui chromosome 20, ilVanCard2.1, whole genome shotgun sequence genomic DNA includes:
- the LOC124538249 gene encoding uncharacterized protein LOC124538249 → MRRGHNGIGGWRNENPRHYRPRNGGNPHFRSSRSYGLLDPPRFPPPGSRSMRPQFLSRSEKSDRSSSEHTEWHRSRRSSGYHRSHQHGERQILPMLQQGRHNNDNQKSTFKETSPFYKDIHVDNFHINSMGDVDHRQIHHMRDSFVQPLTTSWPAESNLQQANIKNQVTESSEITKLSAEYTGHRPPASDHYGSNPTNFFSAIDNSHTFSRSVVDTVDLIRKRLLNRNEQPHSSENFDNNEASGNVEMNQRQGEKTNTTISNQQDPPIKKKYQKQKTSDKSNCAKIKNKIVHQLFKMDKGKIHKLMDNPNSSTKFEYAISSLITESQNSFNRHLRSAAEKSLCSSSAEFMQNDNNTIYEDTFMKQMQCILDPQDTVLLEDIKPLVLAELSKVLEIAEYGQNYDVVEDDNTYPQQNEHFFNKYPNNEFSYEDYGQENKNELNNLPHVDFMQPENIDKCDDSNYKAYGDNKVQYTESKPLFERRPRRKSYNVNEEVCTTSDNYFYNQSVSDKSTDEEKRPEEMQQLFDTSTEHISEEDDPFAELDKQYHVAVDPDFIEQDDMSSPTNVRNSYNANLITIKTETEAKTPEKKLDSLTEGVSSQLQDMFKFTQTLNKTCESEDLRGSDNLQSKQGNSNNISVHENNIHLVSCAHESNNEKPKHESKEMTKENENIDHPTPVLKSAMSSNSRKRSIDQRPSHRKEKRKKGESCQSESNKQILNKNIIINVNDCASKTSDNCETPKSIFNLFFSKEENKTTMKENKKVGPNDKNYTEKHVKRKETPKKNEKDSKVRKDSTSSQTTSPNENNLCNNSQALNKGEAKTTLKTIDMFTEQPRKVNVHHAHRNTAHTPVVPKVNIENGAKTKGPIPRQPIKRHVAVQVIKKLHAKETQTDTKKFAVKAIQTDFIVPERSGIKATDAFERMKEIDLEIQVLLQEKFKLYNSIETKDSSTKSLQTLGMTVLNVDHFDGEEICTTDEVLAEDSIVEDFTNIPVEELEQIALETVEEDQIDTPKVEKRNRRRKTSYQDSVHSESPTTVGKRKNKKAKSPNISLIEQIITDDRPLEDIISLDDLEVPQTARSKTHKTRQTARSKKVGRPKSVKSHMPRIEMKECSVVLVRTDVSQYLKQPQHSEPEISYEIINEDLFKEIDQREIVHLEDNIVEESVVNHIQIDMLDVSEDIVVGDNCEVKCMDDKEIVENVSVPISEEIILDNSQSSMEDVTTPAMCQGGECKMYDYSADENLRRDSVIVTGNGDAVLAIECVENNFLAASLDGNVYYFNHEGQLITTLRGSNLAVTCLTIVKEKYGTTVYTGSLDSRIRYYDLETGLEKGPECNVLSPIQTMDRAWDTVFVGTRTGFVLQFECKNNMLIPVSSVKFSDQSILALRAMKEGPRKVLLVAARSENVTIKDAQTGLLLRTLDGPKMTVYSLLYEDGKVYCGTSSHQIHVFDYTSGGHVGTHEGGKGAVCLRATGGLLFAGCYDGCVYVYREGEGQPFAQIRGPSLMLLSLAVVGSKIIAGYKDRSLYIWKIPLCILQEMIL, encoded by the exons ATGCGACGAGGTCATAATGGTATAGGCGGATGGCGCAACGAAAATCCGAGACATTATAGGCCTCGGAACGGCGGCAATCCGCATTTTAGATCCTCAAGGAGTTATGGCTTACTGGATCCACCAAG ATTCCCGCCACCGGGTTCAAGGTCAATGCGACCACAATTCCTTTCTCGCTCAGAGAAATCTGATCGAAGTTCCTCCGAACACACAGAATGGCACAGGTCCAGACGCAGTAGTGGATATCACAGATCACATCAACATGGTGAGAGGCAGATTTTACCAATGCTACAACAAGGAAGACATAATAATGATAATCAAAAAAGTACATTCAAAGAAACTTCACCCTTCTATAAAGATATACATGttgataattttcatataaatagtaTGGGAGATGTGGATCATCGTCAAATTCACCATATGAGAGACTCCTTTGTTCAACCGTTAACAACTTCCTGGCCAGCAGAAAGTAATTTGCAGCAAgccaatattaaaaatcaaGTTACAGAATCCAGCGAAATTACCAAGCTTTCTGCAGAGTATACAGGCCATCGTCCTCCTGCATCTGACCACTATGGCAGCAACCctactaattttttttcagcTATTGATAATTCCCACACATTTAGTAGGTCAGTCGTTGATACGGTTGATTTAATTAGAAAGAGATTGCTGAATCGTAATGAGCAACCACATTCATCTGAAAATTTCGACAATAATGAAGCAAGTGGTAATGTTGAAATGAATCAAAGACAAGGAGAAAAAACAAATACTACAATAAGCAACCAACAAGACCccccaattaaaaaaaaatatcaaaagcaGAAGACGAGTGATAAATCAAATtgtgcaaaaattaaaaataaaattgtgcaTCAACTATTCAAAATGGACAAAGGAAAAATTCACAAATTAATGGATAATCCAAATTCCTCAACAAAATTTGAATATGCCATCAGCAGTCTCATTACCGAGTCTCAAAATAGTTTCAATAGACACTTGAGATCTGCAGCAGAAAAATCTCTCTGTAGTTCAAGTGCTGAATTTATGCAAAAtgataacaatacaatatatgaaGACACATTTATGAAACAAATGCAGTGTATTTTAGATCCTCAAGATACTGTACTACTTGAAGATATTAAGCCACTTGTTTTGGCTGAGTTAAGTAAAGTGTTAGAGATAGCTGAATATGGACAAAACTATGATGTTGTTGAAGATGATAATACATACCCTCAACAAAATGAACATTTCTTTAACAAGTATCCTAATAATGAATTTTCTTATGAGGACTATGGTCAGGAAAATAAGAATGAACTGAATAATTTACCGCATGTTGATTTTATGCAGCCTGAAAACATTGACAAATGTGATGATAGTAATTACAAAGCTTATGGAGATAATAAAGTTCAATATACAGAATCTAAACCACTTTTTGAGAGACGGCCAAGAAGGAAAAGTTACAATGTCAACGAGGAAGTGTGTACAACCtcagataattatttttataatcaatctGTATCTGATAAATCAACTGATGAGGAAAAAAGGCCTGAAGAAATGCAACAACTTTTTGATACAAGCACTGAACATATTTCTGAAGAAGATGATCCATTCGCTGAATTAGATAAACAATATCATGTCGCTGTGGATCCTGATTTCATAGAACAAGATGATATGTCAAGTCCAACAAATGTCAGAAACTCATACAATGCAAATTTAATCACAATCAAAACAGAAACTGAAGCTAAAACACCAGAGAAAAAATTAGATTCCTTAACTGAAGGTGTAAGCAGTCAATTACAAGATATGTTTAAGTTCACGCAAACATTAAACAAAACTTGTGAGTCTGAAGACTTAAGAGGAAGTGACAATTTGCAATCCAAACAAGGAAATTCCAATAATATCTCTGTACATGAAAATAACATACATCTAGTTAGCTGTGCACATGAAAGTAATAATGAAAAACCTAAACACGAATCAAAAGAAATGACTAAAGAAAATGAGAACATAGACCATCCCACTCCTGTTTTAAAATCTGCAATGTCCTCCAATTCCCGCAAAAGGTCAATAGACCAGAGACCTTCGCACCGTAAAGAAAAACGAAAGAAAGGTGAGTCATGTCAATCAGAATCAAATAAGCAAATcttgaataaaaacattataataaatgttaacgaTTGTGCTTCAAAGACGTCAGATAATTGTGAAACTCCAaagtcaatatttaatttatttttttctaaagaagaaaataaaactacaatgaaagaaaacaaaaaGGTCGGCCCGAATGATAAAAACTACACAGAGAAACATGTTAAACGAAAAGAAACAccgaaaaaaaatgaaaaggatAGCAAAGTCCGAAAGGACTCAACATCAAGTCAAACAACAAGCCCAAATGAAAACAACTTATGTAATAACAGTCAGGCTCTAAATAAAGGAGAGGCAAAAACCACACTAAAGACCATAGATATGTTTACTGAGCAGCCACGGAAAGTTAATGTTCATCATGCTCATAGAAACACAGCTCATACTCCAGTCGTGCCTAAAGTTAACATTGAAAATGGTGCTAAAACAAAGGGACCAATTCCGCGCCAACCAATTAAAAGACATGTTGCTGTACAGGTTATTAAGAAGCTACATGCAAAAGAAACTCAAACAGATACTAAAAAATTTGCTGTTAAAGCAATACAAACCGATTTCATAGTTCCTGAGAGATCTGGAATTAAAGCAACTGATGCATTTGAAAGAATGAAAGAAATTGATTTAGAAATACAAGTTTTGCTACaagaaaaatttaaactatataattCAATCGAAACCAAAGATTCTAGTACAAAATCTTTGCAAACATTGGGCATGACAGTATTAAACGTAGACCACTTTGATGGTGAAGAAATTTGTACAACAGATGAAGTCTTAGCAGAAGATTCAATAGTAGAAGACTTTACAAATATTCCTGTTGAAGAACTTGAACAAATAGCACTAGAGACTGTGGAAGAGGATCAAATTGACACTCCAAAGgttgaaaaaagaaatagacGCCGTAAAACATCTTACCAAGATTCTGTCCATTCGGAGAGTCCAACAACAGTaggtaaaagaaaaaataaaaaggctAAATCACCGAACATATCTCTGATAGAACAAATTATTACAGATGACAGGCCTTTGGAAGACATCATATCTTTAGATGATCTAGAAGTTCCGCAAACAGCTAGAAGTAAGACACATAAAACACGGCAAACAGCCAGGTCTAAAAAGGTTGGAAGGCCTAAAAGCGTAAAATCTCACATGCCCAGAATTGAAATGAAGGAATGTTCTGTAGTTTTAGTACGGACTGACGTCAGTCAGTACCTTAAACAACCACAACATTCAGAAcctgaaatttcgtatgaaattATCAATGAGGATTTGTTTAAAGAGATCGATCAAAGGGAGATAGTTCATCTGGAAGATAATATTGTTGAAGAATCAGTTGTAAATCATATACAGATTGATATGTTAGATGTGTCTGAAGACATCGTTGTTGGTGATAACTGTGAAGTGAAATGCATGGATGATAAAGAAATAGTTGAAAATGTATCAGTGCCAATCAGTGAAGAAATCATATTAGATAATAGTCAGTCATCAATGGAGGATGTCACGACGCCTGCCATGTGTCAAGGAGGGGAATGCAAAATGTATGATTATTCAGCTGATGAGAATCTACGTCGTGACTCCGTCATCGTAACGGGCAACGGCGATGCTGTTCTTGCAATTGAg tgCGTTGAAAACAATTTCTTGGCTGCAAGTCTGGATGGTAATGTTTACTATTTTAACCATGAGGGTCAACTTATAACGACTTTGCGAGGATCGAATCTTGCAGTGACGTGTCTGACCATTGTTAAGGAGAAATATGGAACCACCGTGTATACAGGTTCCTTGGATTCCAGAATACGTTACTACGACCTTGAG actgGTCTAGAAAAGGGACCTGAGTGCAATGTCTTAAGCCCAATTCAAACAATGGATCGGGCGTGGGATACAGTGTTTGTTGGAACAAGAACTGGTTTTGTGCTGCAGTTTGAGTGCAAA aacaATATGCTTATACCGGTGAGCTCAGTGAAGTTCTCGGACCAATCAATATTGGCCTTAAGAGCGATGAAGGAAGGTCCGCGTAAGGTACTTCTGGTTGCGGCAAGATctgaaaatgtaacaataaaggATGCGCAAACTGGCCTGCTGCTGAGAACGCTGGACGGGCCCAAAATGACCGTCTACAGCTTGCTCTATGAAGATGGAAAAGTTTATTGTGGGACCAGCAGTCATCAGATACATGTATTTGATTATACG AGTGGCGGCCATGTCGGTACTCACGAGGGCGGCAAGGGCGCCGTGTGCTTGCGTGCGACAGGCGGCCTCCTATTCGCGGGCTGCTACGACGGCTGCGTGTATGTGTACCGCGAGGGCGAAGGACAGCCCTTCGCACAAATACGAGGGCCCAGCTTAATGCTCCTGTCGCTTGCTGTAGTTGGCAGTAAG ataattGCCGGCTACAAAGACAGAAGTTTGTACATATGGAAAATACCACTTTGTATATTACAAGAAATGATACTTTAA
- the LOC124538320 gene encoding ras-related protein Rab-1A, giving the protein MNPEYDYLFKLLLIGDSGVGKSCLLLRFADDTYTESYISTIGVDFKIRTLDLDGKTIKLQIWDTAGQERFRTITSSYYRGAHGIIIVYDCTDQDSFSNVKQWLEEIDRYACDNVNKLLVGNKCDLTTKKVVDYTTAKQYAEQLGIPFLETSAKNSTNVEQAFMTMAAEIKSRVGPPSAGAAPQGAAVKIDQGRPIDTGKSSCC; this is encoded by the exons ATGAATCCAGaata CGATTACTTGTTCAAACTTCTCTTGATTGGTGACTCTGGTGTGGGAAAGTCCTGTCTCCTACTCAGATTCGCAGATGACACCTACACAGAAAGCTACATCAGTACTATTGGAGtggacttcaaaattagaacccTAGATTTAGATGGAAAGACAATAAAGTTACAAATATGGGACACAGCAGGACAAGAGAGATTTAGAACAATTACTTCATCATATTATAGAGGAGCACACGGGATCATCATTGTTTATGATTGCACAGACCAG gaCTCGTTCAGCAATGTGAAACAGTGGTTGGAGGAGATTGACCGTTATGCATGTGATAATGTGAACAAACTGCTCGTTGGCAATAAGTGTGACCTCACTACAAAGAAAGTTGTGGACTATACTACAGCTAAG CAATACGCGGAGCAGCTTGGCATCCCGTTCCTGGAGACGTCGGCGAAGAACTCGACGAACGTGGAGCAAGCGTTCATGACGATGGCTGCGGAGATAAAGTCGCGCGTGGGCCCGCCCTCGGCCGGCGCCGCGCCGCAGGGCGCCGCCGTCAAGATCGACCAGGGCCGCCCCATCGACACCGGCAAGTCCTCTTGCTGCTGA
- the LOC124538559 gene encoding dihydrolipoyllysine-residue succinyltransferase component of 2-oxoglutarate dehydrogenase complex, mitochondrial-like translates to MTVFNQTTITIFNNTQIYHQLNSHTRTVKLEISHPSLRRQFIQTSSKLRAVEDVKAPTFPDSITSGDVKLIKKEGDAVAIDEVVLEIETDKTALPVMSPGNGKIVKMMVKDGQSVKSQQVLFQVDVTGVAPAKAAAAPPKAPAAAPAPAPAPAPAPAPAPAPAPAPAKAPAAAPAAAKPAPTAPTAAAKPAVQTAVVKKVTAPSGPTVAAQKIGDPTKTISGTRTELSVPMNRMRKRIAERLKEAQNTTAMLTTFNECDMSKLMAFRKANLDAFTKKYGVKLSFMSPFLKASANALMDQPVINAVIMADNIVYRDYVDVSVAVATPRGLVTPVVRNVQTMDFPQIELTLNNLAARARKGSLTPGDMQGGTFTISNGGVFGSLLSMPIINMPQSAILGMHAIVQRPVAVQGKVEIRPMMYLALSYDHRLIDGREAVLFLRKVKSGVEDPTSILAGI, encoded by the exons ATGACTGTTTTTAATCAAACCACCatcactatttttaataatactcaaATATATCATCAATTAAACAGTCATACGAGAACTGTAAAGTTAGAAATCTCTCATCCGAGTTTAAGACGACAGTTCATCCAAACGAGTTCGAAACTCCGCGCCGTAGAAGACGTGAAGGCTCCGACGTTCCCAGACTCGATAACGAGCGGCGATGTTAA ATTAATAAAGAAAGAAGGTGATGCGGTAGCAATCGACGAAGTTGTGCTGGAAATAGAAACGGACAAAACAGCGCTTCCGGTGATGTCGCCCGGAAACGGGAAGATCGTCAAAATGATGGTCAAAGACGGTCAGTCGGTGAAATCGCAGCAAGTGCTGTTTCAA gTTGATGTCACTGGTGTAGCACCTGCCAAAGCAGCAGCAGCACCTCCTAAAGCCCCTGCGGCAGCACCTGCACCCGCACCTGCACCCGCACCTGCACCCGCACCTGCACCCGCACCTGCACCCGCACCTGCAAAAGCACCCGCAGCAGCACCTGCAGCAGCTAAACCTGCACCAACTGCACCAACCGCGGCAGCTAAGCCCGCTGTACAAACGGCGGTCGTGAAGAAAGTCACAGCACCATCTGGTCCGACA GTAGCAGCGCAAAAAATCGGCGATCCAACTAAAACGATATCTGGTACACGAACGGAACTCTCAGTGCCCATGAACAGGATGCGCAAGCGCATCGCTGAGAGATTGAAGGAGGCTCAGAACACTACCGCTATGCTGACGACTTTTAATGAATGTGATATGAG CAAACTGATGGCGTTCCGGAAAGCGAATCTTGATGCGTTTACAAAGAAATATGGCGTTAAGTTATCCTTCATGTCGCCGTTTTTAAAAGCGTCTGCCAACGCTCTCATGGATCAACCGGTCATCAACGCAGTTATAATGGCGGATAACATTGTTTACAG agattATGTGGACGTATCAGTAGCAGTGGCAACACCAAGAGGCTTGGTAACGCCGGTCGTGCGCAACGTACAAACCATGGATTTCCCACAGATTGaactaactttaaataatttggcGGCCAGAGCGAGAAAAG GCAGCCTGACGCCGGGCGACATGCAGGGCGGTACATTCACGATCAGCAACGGCGGCGTGTTCGGTTCGCTGCTCTCGATGCCGATCATCAACATGCCGCAGTCTGCGATACTGGGCATGCACGCGATTGTTCAGCGACCCGTCGCCGTACAGGGGAAG gTAGAAATAAGACCAATGATGTATTTGGCACTATCGTACGACCACAGACTAATCGATGGACGCGAGGCCGTTCTTTTTTTACGAAAAGTTAAATCGGGTGTCGAAGATCCTACGTCAATTTTAGcgggaatttaa